One stretch of Deltaproteobacteria bacterium DNA includes these proteins:
- a CDS encoding AAA family ATPase, translating to MNCPTCGHKNPPNSKFCLECGRGFALPCAQCGAELPAAAKFCNECGASLVAESRKLKAESQTISLPTNNLTTNNPSPRSYTPKHLADKILQSKSALEGERKQVTVLFADVKGSMELAEQLDPEERHAILDRFFAILTDGVHRFEGTVNQYTGDGIMALFGAPIAHEDHAQRACYAALHLRDALRRHGDEVRRTHGLSLAARMGLNSGEVVVGAISDDLRMDYTAQGHTVGLAARMEQVAEPGTIYLTEHTAALVTGYFTFRDLGAFTVKGVRAPVGVFALEGLGTARSRLDRSRARGFSRFVGRTAEMSVLDAAIEQALAGHGQVVGVVAEAGTGKSRLCWEFAQRCRARGIPVNEGQCLAHGQMVPFLPILQYQRASFGIVEQDSPQAAREKVAGRLVLLDDALRDDLPLVFDMLGFPDPERPAPRMDPEARERAQAGLLRRIMQARSRREPAVILLDDLHWIDHASASVLEVLVEATAGTRSLLLLNFRPEFHAAWMQRSYYQQLPLHPLGPEAVDELLGELLGTAPSLAALRDTIRQRTGGNPFYVEEVVQALRDQGTLVHDDGGPPRLVRPVTDLDIPATVHDLLAARIDRLGEHAKLLLKTAAVIGKEFSLPILEQVVADAPIDTPLPDLLRTPTASEFLYETSLYPHAEYSFKHPLTQEVAYESLLRVRRARIHAAVARALAAGETERLDERASLVAHHFEAAGEALDAARWYARAAEWAGMNAPVEACRHWERVRGLLQADATGDGAAEIAFKARARLPAASFRVGGMSEEAAEQLFEEARALADRIGTARARFYAIASYMVTLSMRGKVGQARQLGAEMLRVADASGDNDLRCWGLWSTSLNEWVFGELSDALRRVHEAIQLFACGVSESSPPLGNVPHAAAHHFRGLFLTECGHLGEARASFEHGREVLQRLGATEMVAWCEAGLARVATFAGDVEAALRHAGSALDGVERVGSSFGRVYVYWILGLVLARRGAATEAIRHLTGAIDLARANGVGIYLVPGALGDLADARLDSGDVPGARTAVEQAFVVLGDWKGARARLELARARMLRAEGDVAAATAALDRAHEVAETTGMRVYLPYVHVERAALCERDGQLDDARRQPEQARDLYCEMGASANAARLAAHIEEMTR from the coding sequence CTGTTCGCCGACGTGAAGGGCTCGATGGAATTGGCCGAGCAGCTCGATCCGGAAGAGCGGCACGCGATTCTCGATCGCTTCTTCGCAATTCTCACCGACGGCGTGCACCGCTTCGAGGGCACGGTGAACCAGTACACCGGCGACGGCATCATGGCTCTCTTCGGCGCGCCGATCGCGCACGAGGACCACGCCCAGCGCGCCTGCTACGCCGCTCTGCACCTGCGCGACGCCCTGCGACGGCACGGCGACGAGGTGCGGCGCACGCACGGGCTCAGTCTGGCCGCGCGGATGGGACTCAACTCCGGCGAGGTCGTCGTCGGTGCCATCAGCGACGACCTGCGTATGGACTACACCGCGCAGGGGCACACCGTCGGGCTCGCGGCGCGCATGGAGCAGGTGGCCGAGCCCGGCACAATCTACTTGACTGAGCACACGGCCGCGCTCGTCACTGGGTACTTCACGTTCCGCGATCTCGGGGCGTTCACGGTGAAGGGCGTCCGCGCCCCAGTCGGCGTCTTTGCCCTCGAAGGGCTTGGTACTGCGCGCAGCCGGCTCGATCGGTCGCGAGCCCGCGGCTTCTCGCGCTTCGTCGGCCGCACGGCCGAGATGTCAGTGCTCGACGCCGCGATCGAGCAGGCCCTCGCCGGGCACGGCCAAGTGGTGGGCGTCGTCGCCGAGGCCGGTACGGGCAAGAGCCGCTTGTGCTGGGAGTTCGCGCAGCGCTGTCGGGCTCGTGGCATTCCGGTCAACGAGGGCCAGTGCCTCGCCCACGGCCAGATGGTGCCGTTCCTTCCGATCCTCCAGTACCAGCGGGCGTCCTTCGGGATCGTCGAGCAGGACTCACCACAGGCGGCGCGCGAGAAGGTCGCCGGCCGACTGGTGCTGCTTGACGATGCGCTGCGAGACGATCTGCCGCTCGTCTTCGACATGCTCGGGTTTCCGGACCCGGAGCGTCCGGCACCGCGGATGGATCCCGAGGCGCGCGAGCGCGCGCAAGCGGGCCTCCTTCGCCGTATCATGCAGGCGCGCAGCCGCCGCGAGCCGGCGGTCATACTGCTCGACGATCTCCATTGGATCGATCACGCGAGCGCGTCCGTGCTCGAGGTGCTCGTCGAGGCCACGGCGGGTACGCGCAGCCTGCTGCTGCTCAACTTCCGGCCTGAGTTCCACGCGGCCTGGATGCAGCGCTCCTACTACCAGCAACTCCCGCTGCACCCGCTCGGCCCCGAAGCCGTGGACGAGCTGCTCGGCGAGCTGCTCGGCACGGCCCCGTCGCTCGCGGCGCTGCGCGATACCATCCGACAACGGACGGGGGGAAATCCCTTCTACGTCGAGGAGGTCGTCCAGGCGCTTCGCGATCAGGGGACCCTGGTTCACGACGACGGCGGGCCACCGCGGCTCGTCCGCCCGGTCACTGACCTCGATATCCCAGCCACCGTCCACGATCTCCTCGCCGCGCGCATCGACCGCCTGGGCGAACACGCGAAGCTGCTCCTGAAAACGGCGGCGGTGATCGGCAAGGAGTTCAGCCTCCCGATCCTCGAGCAGGTCGTCGCCGACGCGCCGATCGACACGCCGCTCCCCGACCTACTGCGCACGCCCACCGCAAGCGAATTCCTCTACGAGACCTCCCTCTACCCACATGCGGAGTACTCCTTCAAACACCCGCTGACGCAGGAGGTCGCCTACGAATCGCTGCTGCGCGTGCGGCGCGCCCGCATCCATGCGGCCGTGGCGCGCGCCCTCGCTGCAGGTGAGACGGAGCGCTTGGACGAGCGCGCGAGTCTCGTGGCGCATCATTTCGAGGCGGCAGGCGAGGCCCTCGACGCGGCCCGTTGGTACGCGCGCGCCGCCGAATGGGCCGGCATGAATGCGCCCGTGGAGGCGTGCCGGCACTGGGAGCGCGTGCGCGGCCTGCTCCAAGCCGATGCTACGGGCGACGGCGCCGCCGAGATCGCGTTCAAGGCCAGGGCGCGGCTGCCCGCCGCCTCGTTCCGCGTGGGAGGAATGTCGGAGGAGGCCGCCGAACAGCTCTTCGAAGAGGCGCGGGCGCTCGCCGATCGGATCGGTACAGCGCGGGCGCGGTTTTACGCCATCGCTTCGTACATGGTCACGCTCTCGATGCGGGGGAAAGTGGGGCAGGCACGTCAGCTCGGTGCGGAGATGCTCCGCGTTGCCGATGCCTCCGGAGACAACGACCTCCGGTGCTGGGGGCTGTGGAGCACCAGCCTCAACGAGTGGGTGTTCGGCGAGCTCTCGGACGCTCTGCGACGTGTGCACGAGGCAATCCAGCTGTTCGCCTGCGGCGTGAGTGAGAGCAGCCCTCCGCTCGGCAACGTGCCCCATGCCGCCGCGCATCATTTCCGGGGCCTCTTCCTCACCGAGTGTGGGCACCTGGGCGAGGCCCGCGCCTCATTTGAACACGGCCGGGAGGTCCTGCAACGCCTCGGCGCAACCGAGATGGTCGCGTGGTGCGAGGCAGGGCTGGCACGCGTCGCGACGTTTGCCGGCGATGTCGAGGCGGCGCTCCGTCATGCAGGCAGCGCCCTCGACGGCGTCGAAAGGGTCGGGTCCTCCTTCGGTCGCGTCTACGTGTACTGGATTCTGGGTCTGGTGCTTGCCCGTCGGGGAGCAGCGACCGAGGCCATCAGACATCTCACCGGGGCGATCGACCTGGCCCGAGCCAACGGCGTCGGAATCTATCTCGTGCCCGGCGCACTCGGCGACCTCGCCGACGCCCGGCTGGACAGCGGAGATGTCCCGGGTGCCCGGACCGCCGTCGAGCAAGCCTTCGTCGTTCTTGGAGATTGGAAGGGCGCGCGGGCGCGGCTCGAGTTGGCCCGGGCTCGAATGCTGAGGGCTGAAGGAGATGTCGCGGCGGCCACTGCAGCACTCGACCGCGCACACGAAGTTGCCGAGACGACGGGTATGCGCGTCTACCTCCCTTACGTCCACGTCGAGCGTGCCGCGCTCTGCGAGCGCGATGGGCAGCTGGACGACGCGCGGCGCCAGCCGGAGCAGGCGCGTGACCTCTACTGCGAGATGGGCGCGAGCGCCAACGCCGCACGCCTCGCGGCGCACATCGAGGAGATGACACGATGA